gagggggaCACCACAGCACAGAGACATCGAGAATATCTCATGGTCTCAGCCGGCAAGAGGGGCAGAGGCACATTTTGATCCAAGGCCAGGACCTGAGCCCCATGGCACCAGGTTGCAAGGAAGTTTACTGAGCACCAGTTTCGTGGCTCAATGCTTTTCTTCTTACCCTGACTCTGAAGATCTTCACCAGAACCCAAGGATGCAAACGGTAGTGCAATTCTCATTTAAGAGCAGCGGAAACGGAGGCTCAGAGGGCTTTAGCGAAAGGGCTACCCTTGGCTCTAGGCATCTGGGCTGAGTCTTTTTCCCACCCTCTCAGAGCGGGAACTAGAGGAGGGAGCTGGCTTGGATGGGGAGAAAAGCGATTGGAAAGCGCCGAGGGGAAGAGGGAGCCCGGATCTGTCAGGGCGTCCCCTTGGGGTAAGGGGTCGTCCCCTCTACCACCCCACTCCTCCGCGTTCAAATTTTGGGAAACCCGGCACGCACAAACCCTGCACAATAGCAGGCAGCGTGAGGTCTCTAAGCCCTGAAGATCGCTCTCCCAGAGGAGGCGGTGGCCCTGGCGAGGGGGTACAGCCGCACGTGCGGGTTTTCTCTCCAAACAGGAGTGCTGCGTAGCCGCGGCCCAGGATTCCCCATCCATTATTCACGATGTTTACTAGCgcggaggaaaggagaggagagaagagggaagcagagagaaaaagaggttaggggaggtggaggcaggcagtaCTAACCCCGAGAGCCCTCAAGTTCAGAAACTACGGGAAGGAAGACCAGGAGGCTAACGCGCCTGGCGCTCAGCAGGCCGTTAGTAAATATTTGTAAGATGGATGGATAactgggtgagtgagtgaaggggcaaatcacttaaccccTCTGACCCTTGTTTTCCTCATCCGCAAAAAGGGATAACGTCACCTACTCCATACAGTGGGTATGAGAATTCCATGGATAAACTCTAAATTGTCTAGCACATATTAGGAACTCTTAAATGGTAGCTGTTGTCACGAGGAATAGGCTTGCAAGCGCTGGCTGCCCAGCAGAAGTGCACTGACTGACTCCCAGGCTAGAGGGCCCTCAGGAACTGTCGCTATTCTAAAACATACTCCATAAGCTTCTTTAGACTGGAGGGTTGAGGAAAGAGAGGGTGGGCCAAGTTGCCTCCCTCAAATGAAAGCAAGAAAGGCTAGCGTGTGGAGGAAGCCACTCCTGGACGAGAAGGCAGTTACTGCCCCTACCTCCACCCCGGAGCGCGGTTGGGGGACCGGCGGGGCAGGGGCCACCTGGGGCTCGTTCTGGCCGCCCCTCACCCTCCCCCGAGCCCGTCTGGGAGCTTGGAGGCGCCTCCTCGCTGCGCCGCGGGGCCGGACTCTGGTGGACGGCTCGGGCGTGAGGCCAGGAGCGCCCTGGAAATGGGCAGTTTGGCGGCAGCCAGGCCGacggagtgtgtgtgtgtgtgtgtgtgtgtgtgtgtggtggggaggagAAGTTGGAGTAGGGTCAGCTTCCTGCCCCAGCTCAGCCCAAGGCTGCCCGTTTATTCCGGCAGTTCGAGTTGGGACGGTACAGAGAGGTTTGGGACttttggggtggggtgagggagggaAGTCCACGAATAGGAAAGAATCCGAAAGGTCTGGCGGGTTGGAGCCAGGCGGGGCGGGGCGCACTGggagaggccaggccaggccggGGTATAAAGGCTGTGGAGGAGGCGGCCGCCGCGGGCGCAGAAAGGCGCGCCGCTAGCTGCGGTCTCGCTTCGCCTCCCGGGCCGCCCCTGCGAGTCCCGGGCGCGTGAGCACGCCTGCGCGCGCCCGGGCCCTTCCTGGCAGGCTGCTTGTAAGATGAGTGAAGAAGCaggtgggggagaggggaggcagCGAGCGAGAGGGCGAGGGGAGCGCGGGCGCTCAGCAGCTCTCACTTGGAGCGCGGCAAGCAAGCTGGACAAGTCTGATTCCATGTCCCCCGCTGCCACCCTGCCAGGCGCGCGAAGATGATGGCCATGAACTCCAAGCAGCCTTTCGGCATGCACCCGGTGCTGCAAGAACCCAAATTCTCCAGCCTGCACTCCGGCTCCGAGGCCATGCGCCGAGTCTGTCTCCCAGCCCCGCAGGTACGTAGTGGAGCATAATTACCGCTCTAAGGCACATTTTTTGACAGGCACTAGCTTCATGTTTTTTTCATGTCGCCCAGAACAATCGCCGCTGTCTGAACCCCTCTCCTTGTCTCCCCCGCGTTCTCTCCCGGCAcgctctctctctcattcatgTCTCTGATCCACACGTCTGTTCCAGCAGAGCTGCTGCCTCCGTATTAATTTTTATGACCTGGGCTTTGAGGAGAGGCATCTCGGTTGcttgaaaatgtgttttaatcCTGAGTTGACAGTATTCCCCACTGACCGTGCTGTGCGCCTTCTCGCTTGCAGCTGCAGGGTAATATATTTGGAAGCTTTGATGAGAGCCTGCTGGCACGCGCCGAAGCTCTGGCGGCGGTGGATATCGTCTCCCACGGCAAGAACCATCCGTTCAAGCCCGACGCCACCTACCATACCATGAGCAGCGTGCCCTGCACGTCCACTTCGTCCACCGTGCCCATCTCCCACCCAGCCGCGCTCACCTCGCACCCGCACCACGCCGTGCACCAGGGCCTCGAAGGCGACCTGCTGGAGCACATCTCGCCCACGCTGAGTGTGAGCGGCCTGGGCGCTCCAGAACACTCGGTGATGCCCGCACAGATCCATCCACACCACCTGGGCGCCATGGGCCACCTGCACCAGGCCATGGGCATGAGTCACCCGCATACCGTGGCACCTCACAGCGCCATGCCCGCATGCCTCAGCGACGTGGAGTCAGACCCGCGCGAGCTGGAAGCTTTCGCCGAGCGCTTCAAGCAGCGGCGCATCAAGCTGGGGGTGACCCAGGCGGACGTGGGCGCGGCTCTGGCTAATCTCAAGATCCCTGGCGTGGGCTCACTCAGCCAGAGCACCATCTGCAGGTTCGAGTCTCTCACTCTCTCGCACAACAACATGATCGCGCTTAAGCCGGTGCTCCAGGCCTGGCTGGAGGAGGCCGAGGCCGCCTACCGAGAGAAGAACAGCAAGCCGGAGCTCTTCAACGGCAGCGAACGGAAGCGCAAACGCACGTCCATCGCGGCGCCGGAGAAGCGTTCACTCGAGGCCTATTTCGCTATCCAGCCACGTCCTTCATCTGAGAAGATCGCGGCTATCGCTGAGAAACTGGACCTTAAAAAGAACGTGGTGAGAGTCTGGTTCTGCAAccagagacagaaacagaaacgAATGAAGTATTCCGCTGTCCACTGACTGCTGCAGGGCGCAGCGTCGGGAGCTGGGAGAGCCTAGTGCtcatccccccccccccccgcccccacccccgggTTGTGGGGGATGGTTATCTGGAACTCCGAGGCGTTTCCTGGCAGGTTAGGCTTTCCCCTCCAAAGCCACTGACTTTCCCCCTTTGTCCCGCCTGGTTGCCTCtggccttccctttctctttctattcCCACCAAAAAAGTTTTGGCGCTGGGTAGATATTCCAGAAGGGCGGGCCTGAGGGTAGTTGTGCTGTCCGTGGTGCTGAAATATGCCCTCTTGCGGGGGACCGCACGACCTCAGCGCAGGAGCCCCAAAGCAGAGGATAGTGAATTGGCCCAACCGCCCGAAGCTAGGGTGAAAAGGCCACTTTTCTAAGCGCGATTAGGCAAGGGGTGAAGGGACGAAAAGAAAgtgataaataataatacaaagtCTAGGATATCTAAGGGGGACACAAACATGCACTGGAGATTTATTAgagtatataaaatacatgtatgtTTCCAAAGGATAGCCTTATACTCCCTTCCTTGCCTAAATTCTATTCATCTTATCCTTTGGTTTGCCGTAAATTC
This Callithrix jacchus isolate 240 chromosome 2, calJac240_pri, whole genome shotgun sequence DNA region includes the following protein-coding sequences:
- the POU4F3 gene encoding POU domain, class 4, transcription factor 3; this encodes MMAMNSKQPFGMHPVLQEPKFSSLHSGSEAMRRVCLPAPQLQGNIFGSFDESLLARAEALAAVDIVSHGKNHPFKPDATYHTMSSVPCTSTSSTVPISHPAALTSHPHHAVHQGLEGDLLEHISPTLSVSGLGAPEHSVMPAQIHPHHLGAMGHLHQAMGMSHPHTVAPHSAMPACLSDVESDPRELEAFAERFKQRRIKLGVTQADVGAALANLKIPGVGSLSQSTICRFESLTLSHNNMIALKPVLQAWLEEAEAAYREKNSKPELFNGSERKRKRTSIAAPEKRSLEAYFAIQPRPSSEKIAAIAEKLDLKKNVVRVWFCNQRQKQKRMKYSAVH